A region from the Felis catus isolate Fca126 chromosome F1, F.catus_Fca126_mat1.0, whole genome shotgun sequence genome encodes:
- the HNRNPU gene encoding heterogeneous nuclear ribonucleoprotein U isoform X2 produces the protein MSSSPVNVKKLKVSELKEELKKRRLSDKGLKAELMERLQAALDDEEAGGRPAMEPGNGSLDLGGDSAGRSGAGLEQEAAAGGDEEEEEEEEEEEGIAALDGDQMELGEENGAAGAADSGPMEEEEAASEDENGDDQGFQEGEDELGDEEEGAGDENGHGEQQPQPPATPQQQPPQQRGAAKEAAGKSSGPTSLFAVTVAPPGARQGQQQAGGDGKTEQKGGDKKRGVKRPREDHGRGYFEYIEENKYSRAKSPQPPVEEEDEHFDDTVVCLDTYNCDLHFKISRDRLSASSLTMESFAFLWAGGRASYGVSKGKVCFEMKVTEKIPVRHLYTKDIDIHEVRIGWSLTTSGMLLGEEEFSYGYSLKGIKTCNCETEDYGEKFDENDVITCFANFESDEVELSYAKNGQDLGIAFKISKEILAGRPLFPHVLCHNCAVEFNFGQKEKPYFPIPEDYTFIQNVPLEDRVRGPKGPEEKKDCEVVMMIGLPGAGKTTWVTKHAAENPGKYNILGTNTIMDKMMVAGFKKQMADTGKLNTLLQRAPQCLGKFIEIAARKKRNFILDQTNVSAAAQRRKMCLFAGFQRKAVVVCPKDEDYKQRTQKKAEVEGKDLPEHAVLKMKGNFTLPEVAECFDEITYVELQKEEAQKLLEQYKEESKKALPPEKKQNTGSKKSNKNKSGKNQFNRGGGHRGRGGFNMRGGSFRGGAPGNRGGYNRRGNMPQRGGGGGGSGGIGYPYPRGPVFPSRGGYSNRGNYSRGGMPNRGNYNQNFRGRGNNRGYKNQSQGYNQWQQGQFWGQKPWSQHYHQGYY, from the exons ATGAGTTCCTCGCCTGTTAATGTAAAAAAGCTGAAGGTCTCGGAGCTGAAAGAGGAGCTCAAGAAGCGGCGCCTTTCCGACAAGGGTCTCAAGGCCGAGCTCATGGAGCGACTCCAGGCCGCGCTGGACGACGAGGAGGCCGGCGGCCGCCCCGCCATGGAGCCCGGGAACGGCAGCCTAGACCTGGGCGGGGATTCCGCCGGGCGCTCGGGAGCAGGCCTCGAGCAGGAGGCCGCGGCCGGCGgcgacgaggaggaggaggaggaggaagaggaggaggaagggatcgCCGCGCTGGATGGCGACCAGATGGAGCTAGGGGAGGAGAACGGGGCCGCGGGGGCGGCCGACTCGGGCccgatggaggaggaggaggccgccTCGGAAGACGAGAACGGCGACGATCAGGGCTTCCAGGAAGGGGAAGATGAGCTCGGCGACGAGGAGGAAGGCGCGGGCGACGAGAACGGGCACGGGGAGCAGCAGCCTCAACCGCCGGCGACGCCGCAGCAACAGCCCCCACAGCAGCGCGGGGCCGCCAAGGAGGCCGCGGGGAAGAGCAGCGGCCCCACCTCGCTGTTCGCGGTGACGGTGGCGCCGCCCGGGGCGAGGCAGGGCCAGCAGCAGGCGGGAG GAGACGGCAAAACAGAGCAGAAAGGCGGAGATAAAAAGAGAGGTGTGAAAAGACCTCGAGAAGATCATGGCCGTGGATATTTTGAGTACATTGAAGAGAACAAGTATAGCAG AGCCAAATCTCCCCAGCCACCTGTTGAAGAGGAAGATGAGCACTTCGATGACACAGTGGTTTGTCTTGATACTT ATAATTGtgatctacattttaaaatatcaagagaCCGCCTCAGTGCTTCTTCCCTTACTATGgagagttttgcttttctttgggcCGGAGGAAGGGCATCTTATGGTGTGTCCAAAGGCAAAGTCTGTTTTGAGATGAAG GTTACAGAGAAGATCCCAGTAAGGCATTTATATACAAAAGATATTGACATACATGAAGTTCGGATTGGCTGGTCACTAACCACAAGTGGAATGTTGCTTG GTGAAGAAGAATTCTCTTATGGGTATTCTCTTAAAGGAATAAAAACCTGCAACTGTGAGACAGAAGATTATGGAGAGAAATTTGATGAAAATGATGTGATAACATGTTTTGCT AACTTTGAAAGCGATGAAGTAGAACTCTCCTATGCAAAGAACGGGCAAGATCTTGGCATTGCCttcaaaatcagtaaggaaattcTTGCTGGAAGGCCACTCTTCCCGCATGTTCTCTGCCACAACTGTGCAGTTGAATTTAATTTTGGTCAGAAGGAAAAGCCATATTTTCCAATACCAGAAGATTATACTTTTATCCAGAATGTCCCCTTAGAGGATCGAGTTAGAGGACCAAAGGGGCCTGAAGAGAAGAAAGATTGTGAa GTTGTTATGATGATTGGCTTGCCTGGAGCTGGGAAAACCACCTGGGTTACTAAACATGCGGCAGAAAATCCTGGTAAATACAACATTCTCGGAACAAACACCATAATGGATAAAATGATG GTGGCAGGTTTTAAGAAACAGATGGCTGATACTGGAAAACTGAACACGCTGTTGCAGAGGGCTCCACAGTGTCTCGGAAAGTTTATTGAGATCGCTGCCCGTAAGAAGCGAAATTTCATTCTGGATCAG ACCAACGTGTCTGCTGCTGCCCAGAGGAGAAAAATGTGCCTGTTCGCAGGCTTCCAGCGAAAAGCTGTCGTAGTTTGCCCAAAAGATGAAGACTATAagcaaagaacacagaagaaagctgaagtagAGGGGAAAGACCTACCAGAACACGCTGTCCTCAAaatgaaag GAAACTTCACGCTGCCGGAGGTGGCCGAGTGCTTTGATGAAATCACCTATGTTGAGCTGCAGAAGGAGGAAGCCCAAAAACTTCTGGAGCAGTATAAGGAGGAGAGCAAAAAGGCGCTGCCGCcggaaaagaaacagaacaccGGCTCCAAGAAGAGCAACAAAAATAAGAGTGGCAAGAACCAGTTCAACAGAGGCGGCGGCCACAGAGGACGTGGCGGGTTCAACATGCGCGGCGGGAGTTTCAGAGGAGGAG CTCCTGGGAATCGCGGTGGTTACAACAGGAGGGGCAACATGCCGCAGCgaggcggcggcggtggcggcagTGGCGGCATCGGCTACCCGTACCCTCGCGGCCCCGTGTTCCCCAGCCGAGGCGGTTACTCGAACAGAGGGAACTACAGCAGAGGCGGGATGCCCAACAGAGGGAACTACAACCAG aACTTCAGAGGACGAGGAAACAATCGTGGCTACAAAAACCAATCTCAGGGCTACAACCAGTGGCAGCAGGGT CAATTCTGGGGTCAGAAGCCATGGAGTCAGCATTATCACCAAGGATATTATTGA
- the HNRNPU gene encoding heterogeneous nuclear ribonucleoprotein U isoform X1, whose product MSSSPVNVKKLKVSELKEELKKRRLSDKGLKAELMERLQAALDDEEAGGRPAMEPGNGSLDLGGDSAGRSGAGLEQEAAAGGDEEEEEEEEEEEGIAALDGDQMELGEENGAAGAADSGPMEEEEAASEDENGDDQGFQEGEDELGDEEEGAGDENGHGEQQPQPPATPQQQPPQQRGAAKEAAGKSSGPTSLFAVTVAPPGARQGQQQAGGKKKAEGGGGGGRPGAPAAGDGKTEQKGGDKKRGVKRPREDHGRGYFEYIEENKYSRAKSPQPPVEEEDEHFDDTVVCLDTYNCDLHFKISRDRLSASSLTMESFAFLWAGGRASYGVSKGKVCFEMKVTEKIPVRHLYTKDIDIHEVRIGWSLTTSGMLLGEEEFSYGYSLKGIKTCNCETEDYGEKFDENDVITCFANFESDEVELSYAKNGQDLGIAFKISKEILAGRPLFPHVLCHNCAVEFNFGQKEKPYFPIPEDYTFIQNVPLEDRVRGPKGPEEKKDCEVVMMIGLPGAGKTTWVTKHAAENPGKYNILGTNTIMDKMMVAGFKKQMADTGKLNTLLQRAPQCLGKFIEIAARKKRNFILDQTNVSAAAQRRKMCLFAGFQRKAVVVCPKDEDYKQRTQKKAEVEGKDLPEHAVLKMKGNFTLPEVAECFDEITYVELQKEEAQKLLEQYKEESKKALPPEKKQNTGSKKSNKNKSGKNQFNRGGGHRGRGGFNMRGGSFRGGAPGNRGGYNRRGNMPQRGGGGGGSGGIGYPYPRGPVFPSRGGYSNRGNYSRGGMPNRGNYNQNFRGRGNNRGYKNQSQGYNQWQQGQFWGQKPWSQHYHQGYY is encoded by the exons ATGAGTTCCTCGCCTGTTAATGTAAAAAAGCTGAAGGTCTCGGAGCTGAAAGAGGAGCTCAAGAAGCGGCGCCTTTCCGACAAGGGTCTCAAGGCCGAGCTCATGGAGCGACTCCAGGCCGCGCTGGACGACGAGGAGGCCGGCGGCCGCCCCGCCATGGAGCCCGGGAACGGCAGCCTAGACCTGGGCGGGGATTCCGCCGGGCGCTCGGGAGCAGGCCTCGAGCAGGAGGCCGCGGCCGGCGgcgacgaggaggaggaggaggaggaagaggaggaggaagggatcgCCGCGCTGGATGGCGACCAGATGGAGCTAGGGGAGGAGAACGGGGCCGCGGGGGCGGCCGACTCGGGCccgatggaggaggaggaggccgccTCGGAAGACGAGAACGGCGACGATCAGGGCTTCCAGGAAGGGGAAGATGAGCTCGGCGACGAGGAGGAAGGCGCGGGCGACGAGAACGGGCACGGGGAGCAGCAGCCTCAACCGCCGGCGACGCCGCAGCAACAGCCCCCACAGCAGCGCGGGGCCGCCAAGGAGGCCGCGGGGAAGAGCAGCGGCCCCACCTCGCTGTTCGCGGTGACGGTGGCGCCGCCCGGGGCGAGGCAGGGCCAGCAGCAGGCGGGAGGTAAGAAGAAGGCGGaaggcggcggaggcggcggtcGCCCCGGGGCTCCGGCGGCGG GAGACGGCAAAACAGAGCAGAAAGGCGGAGATAAAAAGAGAGGTGTGAAAAGACCTCGAGAAGATCATGGCCGTGGATATTTTGAGTACATTGAAGAGAACAAGTATAGCAG AGCCAAATCTCCCCAGCCACCTGTTGAAGAGGAAGATGAGCACTTCGATGACACAGTGGTTTGTCTTGATACTT ATAATTGtgatctacattttaaaatatcaagagaCCGCCTCAGTGCTTCTTCCCTTACTATGgagagttttgcttttctttgggcCGGAGGAAGGGCATCTTATGGTGTGTCCAAAGGCAAAGTCTGTTTTGAGATGAAG GTTACAGAGAAGATCCCAGTAAGGCATTTATATACAAAAGATATTGACATACATGAAGTTCGGATTGGCTGGTCACTAACCACAAGTGGAATGTTGCTTG GTGAAGAAGAATTCTCTTATGGGTATTCTCTTAAAGGAATAAAAACCTGCAACTGTGAGACAGAAGATTATGGAGAGAAATTTGATGAAAATGATGTGATAACATGTTTTGCT AACTTTGAAAGCGATGAAGTAGAACTCTCCTATGCAAAGAACGGGCAAGATCTTGGCATTGCCttcaaaatcagtaaggaaattcTTGCTGGAAGGCCACTCTTCCCGCATGTTCTCTGCCACAACTGTGCAGTTGAATTTAATTTTGGTCAGAAGGAAAAGCCATATTTTCCAATACCAGAAGATTATACTTTTATCCAGAATGTCCCCTTAGAGGATCGAGTTAGAGGACCAAAGGGGCCTGAAGAGAAGAAAGATTGTGAa GTTGTTATGATGATTGGCTTGCCTGGAGCTGGGAAAACCACCTGGGTTACTAAACATGCGGCAGAAAATCCTGGTAAATACAACATTCTCGGAACAAACACCATAATGGATAAAATGATG GTGGCAGGTTTTAAGAAACAGATGGCTGATACTGGAAAACTGAACACGCTGTTGCAGAGGGCTCCACAGTGTCTCGGAAAGTTTATTGAGATCGCTGCCCGTAAGAAGCGAAATTTCATTCTGGATCAG ACCAACGTGTCTGCTGCTGCCCAGAGGAGAAAAATGTGCCTGTTCGCAGGCTTCCAGCGAAAAGCTGTCGTAGTTTGCCCAAAAGATGAAGACTATAagcaaagaacacagaagaaagctgaagtagAGGGGAAAGACCTACCAGAACACGCTGTCCTCAAaatgaaag GAAACTTCACGCTGCCGGAGGTGGCCGAGTGCTTTGATGAAATCACCTATGTTGAGCTGCAGAAGGAGGAAGCCCAAAAACTTCTGGAGCAGTATAAGGAGGAGAGCAAAAAGGCGCTGCCGCcggaaaagaaacagaacaccGGCTCCAAGAAGAGCAACAAAAATAAGAGTGGCAAGAACCAGTTCAACAGAGGCGGCGGCCACAGAGGACGTGGCGGGTTCAACATGCGCGGCGGGAGTTTCAGAGGAGGAG CTCCTGGGAATCGCGGTGGTTACAACAGGAGGGGCAACATGCCGCAGCgaggcggcggcggtggcggcagTGGCGGCATCGGCTACCCGTACCCTCGCGGCCCCGTGTTCCCCAGCCGAGGCGGTTACTCGAACAGAGGGAACTACAGCAGAGGCGGGATGCCCAACAGAGGGAACTACAACCAG aACTTCAGAGGACGAGGAAACAATCGTGGCTACAAAAACCAATCTCAGGGCTACAACCAGTGGCAGCAGGGT CAATTCTGGGGTCAGAAGCCATGGAGTCAGCATTATCACCAAGGATATTATTGA